One window of Eublepharis macularius isolate TG4126 chromosome 17, MPM_Emac_v1.0, whole genome shotgun sequence genomic DNA carries:
- the TNFRSF4 gene encoding tumor necrosis factor receptor superfamily member 4 has translation MKRHLSFSVLLLLSPVVPIYGLQCGKHEYPFQNMKCCHECPQGTEMRERCTENSDTVCQPCEKGSYNNVHTVWNCKSCTICDSANGLWEVEPCKSTSNTVCVCLPGYEPAATKPDEKRCNPCPNGHFSKGGNEACKPWTNCTTEGTKTLLAGTKEKNAVCDNLSVVVPLTTNLTFKQSSKTLTHATSETKPTSTSSTSSALPTESLRSDVNRSEYLPYILITAVLFLVLGVSVPLKIFQKTSKNKGSERSVRQIHTDGKNSFRIPIQEEQIDSKSSLVQI, from the exons ATGAAACGCCACTTGAGCTTCTCTGTGCTTCTACTTCTCTCGCCTGTCGTTCCAATTTATGGGCTACAGTGTGGCAAACACGAATATCCCTTCCAAAATATGAAATGCTGTCACGAGTGTCCACAAG GGACAGAAATGCGAGAGCGTTGCACTGAAAACAGTGACACCGTTTGCCAACCGTGTGAGAAAGGGTCGTACAACAATGTACACACTGTTTGGAACTGTAAGAGCTGCACCATCTGTGACTCAG CCAACGgactttgggaggtggagccatgTAAAAGCACTTCCAATACAGTCTGTGTGTGTCTCCCGGGCTACGAGCCAGCTGCCACTAAACCTGATGAGAAAA GATGTAACCCATGTCCCAATGGGCATTTCTCCAAAGGAGGGAATGAGGCATGCAAACCTTGGACAAA TTGTACAACTGAAGGCACAAAAACTCTCCTAGCTGGGACCAAGGAGAAGAATGCGGTCTGTGACAACCTTTCTGTGGTGGTGCCTCTGACGACAAATCTCACCTTTAAGCAGTCCTCAAAGACGTTGACACATGCCACCTCAGAGACAAAGCCCACCTCGACTTCGTCTACGTCCAGTGCTTTGCCAACGGAGAGCTTACGCAGTGATGTTAACCGATCTG AGTATTTACCGTATATCCTCATCACCGCGGTGTTGTTCCTTGTATTGGGTGTGAGCGTTCCTCTGAAGATTTTTCAGAAAACTTCAAAAAACAAGGGATCAGAGAGGTCCGTGAGACAGATACATACAG ATGGAAAAAACAGCTTCCGTATCCCTATCCAAGAGGAGCAAATCGATAGCAAATCCAGTCTTGTGCAAATCTAA